AAAGAAAGTATAGCAGATACAGCAAGAGTATTAGGAAGAATGTATGATGGTATTGAATATAGAGGATTTTCTCAACAAATAGTTGAAGATTTAGCTCATTATGCAGGAGTTCCTGTATGGAATGGTTTAACTGATATGTTCCATCCAACTCAAATGTTAGCAGATATGTTGACTATTGAAGAACACTTTGGACATTTAAAAGGATTAAATTTCACATTTATGGGAGATGCTAGAAACAATGTTGCAAACTCATTAATGGTAGCTTGTGCTATGCTTGGATTAAATTTCACAGCATGTGGACCAAAAGAATTAAAACCTGAAGCAGAATTAATTGCTAAATGTGAAGCTATAGCTAAAGAAAATGGAGCTAAAGTAAGATTTACAGAATCTGTTGAAGAAGGATGTACAGATGCTGATGTAATTTATACAGATATATGGGTATCTATGGGAGAACCAGATTCAGTTTGGGAAGAAAGAATAAAATTATTAAGCCCATACCAAGTTAATAAAAAAGCTATGGGATATGCTAAAGAAGAAGCTATATTCTTACACTGCTTACCTTCATTCCATGATTTAAAAACTACTATAGGTAAAGAAATTCATGCTAAATTTGGATTACCTGAAATTGAAGTTACAGATGAAGTATTTGAAAGCAGACAATCTAAAGTATTTGATGAAGCAGAAAACAGAATGCATACAATTAAAGCAGTAATGTTTGCTACATTAAAATAGGGGTGGAGTATGGGTAAAAGATTAGTAATAGCACTAGGTGGAAATGCTTTAGGAAATAATCCTAAAGAACAATTAGAGTTAGTTAGAGGAACAGCAAAAGCTATAGTATCAATGGCAAAAGAAGGATATGAAGTAATAATAGGACATGGAAATGGTCCACAAGTTGGAATGATTAATCTAGCTATGGATTATGCAGCTAATGGTGAAGTAAAAACTCCATATATGCCATTTGCAGAATGTGGAGCAATGAGCCAAGGTTATATAGGTTATCATCTACAACAAGCAATAAGAGAAGAACTAAAAACTCAAAATATAAATAAAGAAGTAGCTACAATAGTTACACAAGTTTTAGTTGATAAAGAAGATGAAGCGTTTAAAAATTTAACTAAACCAATAGGAATGTTCTATAGTAAAGAAGTGGCAGAAGAAATAAGAAAAGAAAAAGGATTTACTTTTGTTGAAGATGCTGGACGTGGTTATAGAAGAGTAGTTGCATCACCAAGTCCTGTTAAAATTATAGAATTAAATGTAGTTAAACAATTAGTTGAAGCTGGAAATATTGTAATCACTGTTGGTGGTGGAGGTATACCAGTAATAGAAACTGAAACAGGATTAAAAGGTGTAGATGCTGTTATAGATAAGGATAAATCAAGTGCTAAACTTGCACAAGATCTTAATGCTGATATGTTAGTTATATTAACAGCAGTTGATAAGGTATGTATTAACTTTAACAAACCAAATCAACAAGAACTATCTGAATTAACTTTAGAAGAAGCTGTAAAATACATAGAAGAAGGGCATTTTGCTAAAGGATCTATGTTACCAAAAGTTGAGGCATGTTTAGATTTCGTTAAAAATTCAAAAGGAAATGCCTTAATCACTTCACTTGAAAATGCAGCAATTGCATTACAGGGTAAAACAGGAACATTAATTAAAAAATAATAAGAAAAGAGGAAATGGATATGAGTGAAAAAAAGGAACGTAAGTCATTATCAGCTTTTACAATAATATTCATACTATTAATATTAATAGCTCTTGTTACAAGAGTATTGCCTAAATTACCTGCTGATGTTACATCTGAAATGTTAAAAGAAAATATATCACTTGCAACAGGAGTAAATGGTGCATCAATATCTGATGTATTTATGGCTACTTTTAATGGATTTAAAGATGCAATAGATGTTGCAGTATTTGTACTACTTCTTGGAGGATTTTTAGGTATAGTTGCTAAAACAGGAGCATTAGATGCTGGAGTTGGAGCATTAGTTAAGAAATTAAAGGGTAGAGAATTATTGTTAATTCCGATTTTAATGACACTATTTTCTATAGGTGGATCTACTTATGGTATGGCAGAAGAAACTATAGCTTTCTATGCTTTAATATCAGCAACTATGGTTGCAGCTGGATTTGACACTATGGTAGCGGCAGCAACTGTATTACTTGGGGCTGGAGCTGGAGTTTTAGGATCTACAGTTAACCCATTTGCAATAGGAGTTGCATTAGATGCAGCTAAAAGTGCAGGAACAAATCCATCTAATGGAACAGTAGTATTATTAGGAGTTATATTATGGATTACAACATTAGTACCTGCTGTAATGTTCGTTATGAATTATGCTAAAAAAATTAAATCAGATAAGGGATCTATAATACTTTCTTTACAAGAACAACAAGCAATGAAAGATAATTTTGGACATGTAGATTTCTCAAACTTAGAATTTACAACTAAACATAAAATGACATTAGGAATATTCGCCTTCTCTTTCGTTATAATGATACTTTCATTAATAGCTTGGGCAGAATATGATATACATGTATTTGAGGGGTGGACTTCATTTTTAACAGGAACACCACTTGGGGAATGGTATTTTGGTGAGTTATCTATGTGGTTTACTTTTATAGGAATAATCATAGGTGTAGTAAATGGATTTAGTGAAAAAGAAATAGTTGATTCATTCATGTTTGGAGCAGCAGATATATTATCAGTAGTTTTAATTATAGCTTTATCAAGAGGAGTTTCTGTATTGATGTCAGTAACTTTCTTAGATAAATATATATTAAACTTAGCTTCACAAGGACTTGCTGGATTATCAGCATTGATATTTGCACCAGCATCATATGTGTTATACATGGTACTATCATTCTTTATTCCATCTACATCAGGACTTGCTTCAGTGTCAGTTCCTATACTTGCACCACTTGCTAAGAGTTTAGGATTTAGTGTTGAAGTAATAATAATGATATTCTCAGGTGCTTGTGGATTAATTAATTTAATTACACCAACATCTGGAGTAGTTATGGGAGGACTAGCAGCAGCAAAAGTTGAATACGGAACATACTTTAAATGGGTATTAAAATTATTAGTAATGATATTTATTATTAATATAGTAATATTAACGGCTGCAATGATGTTTATATAAATCTCAGTTTCTTATTTATACATTTGAGCCCGAAAGGGCTCTTTATATTAGGAGGAAAATACTATGAAAAAAACATTAAGTTTAGGATTATTACTTTTTTCTATACAAGCATTAGCTTGTACAGGGTTTATTGCAGGTCGTGATGCAACTGTTGATGGATCTATGATTTATGCTAGAAATGAAGATCTTAAAGGAGTTAATCCTAAAAAATTTATGATAGTTGAAGCCAAAAAATATAAGTCAGGGGAAATGTTCATAAATCCAGATACAGGATTTAAATGGTCTTACCCTAAAAAAGCATTAAGACATAGCTTAATTCCTGATGCTGATCCGAGTTATGGAATATTTGGAGAAGCTGGGATTAATGAACTAGGAGTAAGTGTTTCTGCAACAGTTTCAGCAAATGCTAATGAACAAATTCTTAAATTAGATCCATATGTAAAAGGTGGATTAACAGAACCAGATATAGCTTCACTTGTATTAATGCAGGCTAAAACTGCAAGACATGCAGTAGAAATTATTGCAGAAATAGTTGAAAAAGTTGGGGCTGGAGAAGGTAATGTTATAGTATTTGCAGATAAAAATGAAATGTGGTATATGGAAATTTATACTGGACATCAATATACAGCAGTTAAAGTACCTAATGATGTCTATGCAGTAATTCCAAATGCTTTCTATTTAGGAAGTTATAATTTTAAAGATAAAGATGTAATTTCTTCTAAAGATATAGAAAAATTACCTGAAAGTAATGGACTAGCAAAGACAGTTGATGGTAAATTCCATTTAGCTTTAACATATAGGGAAATACATTCTAAATATAACTATGATAGAATAGCTATGGGACAAAATCTTTTCTGTCCATTATTACCAGTAGAACATAATAGTGAAATAGCTTATGAACTTTTTAGAAAACCAGATAAGAAAATATCTGTTAAAGATGTAATGAATTTTTTAAGATACAGATATACAGGGACAGAATATGATGTAGATACTGTTGATAATAAAGGGAAAATAAGAGCTATAGGAACAGATACTAATTTAGAAGCACATATATTCCAAATTAGAGAAAATGCTCCTACAGTTATGTGGTTAGCTATGGGAACAGTAGAACATTCAGTATTTGTTCCATATTATGAATATATAACTAAGACACATAAGAGCTACACAGCAGATGCAAAAGAATTTAATAGAGATTCTATGTATTGGGCAATGAAAGGACTTCATATACTTGCAAGAGAAGATAGAATCAGATATGGTTTAGGTGTAAAAACTTATTGGGATAAAGTGGAAAATGATTTTATTACAATGTTAAAAGAAGAAGATAAGATTATAAATTCTAAAAAAGGATTAGATAAAATTAGATATGCAAACAAACTTGGATTGATGAAAGCAGAAAATGTTAAAAAAGATGCTGATAAAATGTTTAATCAATTGATGTATTTTAAAGGCAGTATGACAGATATGACAATTCAAGGTAAAAATAAGAATGCCAAATTCGAGTATAAAAAATAAAGTGTAGTAATTAGTTTAAAGGAATTATCTTTAATTTAGGTAATTCCTTTTAATTTTAATTGTATTTATCTGATAAAAAAATTATGGCTTTTATTGGATAGGAATAAAAGATTTAATGAATAGAGTGTAGTATTAAAAATATATACTAAATTCCAAAATCATTGCTTTTTTTAAAATATGAATGTATAATTATTGTGGGAAAATAAGAGGGTATTAGTTATAGTTTAAAATTAGATAATAAATATGATATTAAGTATTATTGTGGTTGAAGGGATAGTTATGGACTATAAACACAGATTATTATTAATCCTTGTACTAACTGGTGAAATTGGGATTTCAAATTTAGCCAGACATGATATGAATTGGGAAGATTATGAAGATTTTGCAATGAATAGAGGTAAATATTCTATTGGTAGAGAAAAAGTTAAAGTCTATAAAAAAGATGGGACAGAATCAGGAGAAATATCAGCACCTATTCCCAATTTTGATGGTGTAGTTGATACAGGAAACTTTGCTTTATGGGGAGATTCTCAAATCTTATCAGGAGTACATCATGTTGCTCCACCCAAAAACTTTACTTTTTCAAAAAGACATTTTAGAAATGATGTAGAACTTTTTGAGGGATATAAAAAATTAAGCTTAGATGATAAATATACAAAATTTTCTGAAAGTATTGAGGTAGCTCATAGACAAAAAGTTGAGATAGATTATGCACTAGTAAGAACAGACAGAATAGCTTTTGATGCTTATGTTTCAGAGGGAATAACTAAAGACCAATGGAAGAAAATAGGGATAGGAGATTTAGTTGCAAGAGTAGGTAGAGGATTAAATAGAGTAGCATATGATAATGGAGTAGAAAAAGATATAGATAAAGACCATCATTTTGCTGGTGGATTAAATAAGATAACAGGTAGAAAAAAAACGGGATTAAATCAAGATTTACAAACATCTTTAGAAAAAACTGCTAAAACTCCTCTTGATTCAGGAGCAAAAAAAGGAGACAGTGGTTCTCCACTTTTTTGGTGGGATGAGACAAATAAAAAATGGCTTATAGCAGGAAGTCTTAGTAGAGGGGATGCAGTAGGAGGATATGGTAAAAAGCTATACTATTTAGCTCATCTTTCTTCATATGAAGATTTAAAAAAGAGTACAACAGATAAAGAAATTACTACAGAAACAGAAGGGGATGTAAAATTTGAAAATGGAGTTTTAAAAGTTGGCAATGAGGAAAGAAAATTTAAGAATAAAGAAACTATAAGTGTTAATGGAAATAATACTACTAAAAATCAAATATTTAATAAAAAAGGTTTAGAGGTTAAAGTAGAGGGAAATACAAATACTTATGCAGCAAGACTTGAATTTAAAGAAGATACAACTTTGAAAGGCAGTGGAACATTAGAAACTGCTGGTTTTGTCGTGCATAAAAATAAGACTTTAACATACGATATATCATCTAATACTTCATCTACTAAAGGAGAAACTAAAAAGATAACTGTTAGAAAAGTAGGTGAGGGGAAATTAGTTATTAAAAGTACAGGTAAGAATATAGAACATTTAAATTTAGGTGGAGGAGAGACAGTATTTGAAAACTCCATTGATAATCCTGTTGCTGATAATATTAGATTAGCACAAGGTGCAAAACTTACAATAACTAAAGAAAGTCAAATAAAAGATAGTAATGTAATGTTTGGTCATAGAGGTGGAACTTTAAATTTAAATGGAACAGATTTAGAGTTTAAAGATATTTATCATATGGACAAAGATGCTAAGATAGTAAATGATAAAGAAGGAAAAGATTCTAAAAAATCAACATTTACATTTACCCCTAATAGTGGTAAAAGAGTATTTTTAGGAAGCTTTAAAGGTAATTTAGATTTAGTGTATAAGGGTGCTGAAGATAAAAATAATGATAATAAAAGTGAATGGTCAATAAGAAGTGAAAATACAGATATTACTGGTAAATTTGATATTGAAAAAGGTTATGTGAAAATTGAGGGAGATAATGTTATACATGGCTCTGATGATACAAAATCTGAAAACACAATAGTTTATGAAGATGAATATAGAGAAACTAAATTTAAATCAAAAACTATTAATATTAAAAGTTCATCAACATTATCAGTTGGTAGAGCAACTGAAGTTGAGTCAGATATTAATGTTGAAGAAAAATCTACATTAGAAATGAATCTATTAGGAAAGGTTGTAGATAGACCTACTCCATATGAGGGAGCTAAGACAGAAAAACAAATTAATGAAACTGTAATTAAGGGAAAGATAGATTTTAAAGGTAATAACAAAAGTGATACTAACACTAATGTTTCTAATTACAACTTTAAGGCAAATATTGAGAATAACCATTCATCTATAATAGAATCAAAAATTACTGGTACTATTAAGGCGATAAAAAAAGGAACAGGACTACTTTATTTAAAAAATGACAATAATACAGGTTTAAGTGGTAGTATTGATGTTGAGGGTGGAAAATTAAAAGTTAAAAAAGAAGAAACTTTAGGAAGTACTAAAACCTTATTAAAAGATAGTTCTGTACTTGAAGTAGAAGAAAACGATAAATTAGAAACTTTACTTGATAAGCTTGATAAAACTTCAACAGGAGTTCTAAGCTTAGGAAAAAGTATTACAAATATTGATGCCAAGTATAAAGAATATTCTAATCTGTATTTAGGAAGTAGTCAAAATATTACTATAGGAGAAGAAAATAGTCCTATAGATTCAAGTATTAGCACTTTAAATTTAGGTGGAGATAATGGAACAGTAACCTTAAAAGGACTTGATAAATCAAAGAATATATCTAAAATAAATGCAGGAGATGGAGAAAATAGAGGAACTGTAGTAATAGATAAAATAGGAAAAGAGAATAATAACTTAGAAATAGATGCAAAAAAAGGAATAAACTTAAAAATTAATAATAATGAAAATAATAATAGTAAAATTATTAATTTAGGTTATGGTGCTAGTATAGATAGTAAACATAAATCTCTTTTAAAAGATAATTCAGAGGGAGTATTGTATTTAGAAAATGATTTAGAAGAAACTATTAGTAATGATAAACTAGCTATAGGAGTAGCTAAAAGTAAAGAAGTAACTTTAAATGAAGATAAATCTGGTAATAATAAATATTATTTTTCTGGAGAGGGAAAACTAGGAATTAATCATAAACTTAATAATAAAGAACTAGTTGTAGACGGTCAACATTTTTCAGGTGGAGTAGTTGAACTTAAACAAAATTCAGAAAACTATAAAGGTGATGTTACTGTTATGGGAAATAAAGAGGGTAAAAATGATGGTAATATTACTTTAAAACTAGGTAGTGATAATGCTTTAGGGAAAAACAATAAAGTATTGCTTAAAGATGGTGGAATATTAGATTTAAATGGTAAAAATTTAGAAGCTAAGATAGATGAGAATAATAACAAGCATGGAAGCATAATAAATAAAAATGAAAAATACTCTACTTTAAAAGTAAGTGTTGAAGATAAAGATTTAAAATTTAATAATAAAATATCAGGTAATGTTAATATAGTTAAAAAAGGAAACTCAGCTATAGAATTTACTAATGAAGATAATAAATTTAATGAGGATAAAAAAGCTAATATATATATTAAAGAGGGACAATTAAACTACTATAACTCAAAATCTTTAAAAAATGCTAATGTTCATATAGAAGATAATACAGTATTAAATACTAAAACAGAACAAATTAGTTCTGAAATTACTGCAAATGGTGGAACTATAAAGGTTAATTCACCAACAGATAAAGAAAAAGATAGTAAAGCTACTAATTTCTCTAAATTAACATTAAAAAAGGACTTAGTTGTTGAGGGAACTAAGAGTGATGATAAAAGTAAGGTTACATATAGTGAAATTAATTTAGGTGGAAAAAAACTTACATTAAAAAATCAAATTGTAGAAAATGCAGATATATATGAAAATGGTAATAATAGTGGAGAGGTAATACTTGAAAACTCAACTTATTATGAAGAGGGAGCAAGAAATGAAGCTCTGTATGAAAAAAATGTTAATGAGATTTTATACAGTAAAAGTGTTTCTAAAATTACATTAAATAATTCAGATTTAGTATTAAAAAATTATAGAAGTATAGGAAGTTATGCAAATACTGGTCAAGCAGTTGACATTGAGGTAAATGGAAAATCTAAAATAACCAATCTCAGACAAAATGATATTGTTGGAACAACAAATTTAAAGAATACAATAGATATTAAAGAAAATGCTTCTTTAACTTTAGGACTAAATGATAAAAATGATAATTCTTCTTTTGTTGTAAATTCTAAGATTAAAGGAAAAGGAAAATTAATACTTGAGCAAACTAATAAAGGTAGTATAACTATAAAGAATAACTTTAAAGATTTTACTGGAAGTATAGAAGCAAATGAAAATTCTAAAGATAAAGAATTTAAATTTGACATTGATTCGGCAAATGAAGAAGATAGAATACTAGGGTATAAGTTTATTAGTGGTAAATACTCTAATATTACTAATAAATCAATAGGATTTAAAAACATTAAAGAGTTTACAGGAGAGATTAGTAGTAAGGGAGATGTATTATTAATAGGTAAAGATGCACTTACAACTAAGGGTAAAATATCATTACAGGATAATAAGAATGTAATTTTTAAAGCTGATGAAGATTCAGTAATGGATAAGATGAATATAGAGGCTACTGGTAGTTCTAAAATAGTTAAACAAGGTTCAAAAAATCTTACTATTAATGATATAACTACAAAAAATATTAAAGAAGTTGATATTGAGGCTGGAACTTTAACTATTAAAAAAGACATATTTAATAATTCAGATGATAGTAAATATAACTTAAATAATAAAAGTAAATTAGTTGCTGAATTTACAGAAACTGGTGAAATTAAATCAAGCATAACAGGAGCAGGAGATTTTGTACAAAAAGGGTCTAAAGTTACAATTAATTCTAAAAATTTAAATAATACTGGTAATTTAGAATTAAATAGTGAACTTGATTTAAAATTAGATAATGATACAACTTTAAAACAAGAACTAATTGGAAATGAGAGTGGAAAATTAAATATATCTAGTTCAGATGCTAATAAAACTAATGAATTAGAGATAAATAAAGAAATATCTAAATTTAAAGGAACTATTAATTTAAGTAGTGGAAATTTAGCATTAAATCTTCAAAATGGTGTGGTTAATAATAAGATAACAGGAGATAAAGTACTATATAATAAAAATGAAAGTCAACTAACTTTAAATAATGTAGA
The genomic region above belongs to Streptobacillus moniliformis DSM 12112 and contains:
- a CDS encoding YfcC family protein; protein product: MSEKKERKSLSAFTIIFILLILIALVTRVLPKLPADVTSEMLKENISLATGVNGASISDVFMATFNGFKDAIDVAVFVLLLGGFLGIVAKTGALDAGVGALVKKLKGRELLLIPILMTLFSIGGSTYGMAEETIAFYALISATMVAAGFDTMVAAATVLLGAGAGVLGSTVNPFAIGVALDAAKSAGTNPSNGTVVLLGVILWITTLVPAVMFVMNYAKKIKSDKGSIILSLQEQQAMKDNFGHVDFSNLEFTTKHKMTLGIFAFSFVIMILSLIAWAEYDIHVFEGWTSFLTGTPLGEWYFGELSMWFTFIGIIIGVVNGFSEKEIVDSFMFGAADILSVVLIIALSRGVSVLMSVTFLDKYILNLASQGLAGLSALIFAPASYVLYMVLSFFIPSTSGLASVSVPILAPLAKSLGFSVEVIIMIFSGACGLINLITPTSGVVMGGLAAAKVEYGTYFKWVLKLLVMIFIINIVILTAAMMFI
- a CDS encoding C69 family dipeptidase, whose protein sequence is MKKTLSLGLLLFSIQALACTGFIAGRDATVDGSMIYARNEDLKGVNPKKFMIVEAKKYKSGEMFINPDTGFKWSYPKKALRHSLIPDADPSYGIFGEAGINELGVSVSATVSANANEQILKLDPYVKGGLTEPDIASLVLMQAKTARHAVEIIAEIVEKVGAGEGNVIVFADKNEMWYMEIYTGHQYTAVKVPNDVYAVIPNAFYLGSYNFKDKDVISSKDIEKLPESNGLAKTVDGKFHLALTYREIHSKYNYDRIAMGQNLFCPLLPVEHNSEIAYELFRKPDKKISVKDVMNFLRYRYTGTEYDVDTVDNKGKIRAIGTDTNLEAHIFQIRENAPTVMWLAMGTVEHSVFVPYYEYITKTHKSYTADAKEFNRDSMYWAMKGLHILAREDRIRYGLGVKTYWDKVENDFITMLKEEDKIINSKKGLDKIRYANKLGLMKAENVKKDADKMFNQLMYFKGSMTDMTIQGKNKNAKFEYKK
- the arcC gene encoding carbamate kinase, which gives rise to MGKRLVIALGGNALGNNPKEQLELVRGTAKAIVSMAKEGYEVIIGHGNGPQVGMINLAMDYAANGEVKTPYMPFAECGAMSQGYIGYHLQQAIREELKTQNINKEVATIVTQVLVDKEDEAFKNLTKPIGMFYSKEVAEEIRKEKGFTFVEDAGRGYRRVVASPSPVKIIELNVVKQLVEAGNIVITVGGGGIPVIETETGLKGVDAVIDKDKSSAKLAQDLNADMLVILTAVDKVCINFNKPNQQELSELTLEEAVKYIEEGHFAKGSMLPKVEACLDFVKNSKGNALITSLENAAIALQGKTGTLIKK
- a CDS encoding S6 family peptidase: MILSIIVVEGIVMDYKHRLLLILVLTGEIGISNLARHDMNWEDYEDFAMNRGKYSIGREKVKVYKKDGTESGEISAPIPNFDGVVDTGNFALWGDSQILSGVHHVAPPKNFTFSKRHFRNDVELFEGYKKLSLDDKYTKFSESIEVAHRQKVEIDYALVRTDRIAFDAYVSEGITKDQWKKIGIGDLVARVGRGLNRVAYDNGVEKDIDKDHHFAGGLNKITGRKKTGLNQDLQTSLEKTAKTPLDSGAKKGDSGSPLFWWDETNKKWLIAGSLSRGDAVGGYGKKLYYLAHLSSYEDLKKSTTDKEITTETEGDVKFENGVLKVGNEERKFKNKETISVNGNNTTKNQIFNKKGLEVKVEGNTNTYAARLEFKEDTTLKGSGTLETAGFVVHKNKTLTYDISSNTSSTKGETKKITVRKVGEGKLVIKSTGKNIEHLNLGGGETVFENSIDNPVADNIRLAQGAKLTITKESQIKDSNVMFGHRGGTLNLNGTDLEFKDIYHMDKDAKIVNDKEGKDSKKSTFTFTPNSGKRVFLGSFKGNLDLVYKGAEDKNNDNKSEWSIRSENTDITGKFDIEKGYVKIEGDNVIHGSDDTKSENTIVYEDEYRETKFKSKTINIKSSSTLSVGRATEVESDINVEEKSTLEMNLLGKVVDRPTPYEGAKTEKQINETVIKGKIDFKGNNKSDTNTNVSNYNFKANIENNHSSIIESKITGTIKAIKKGTGLLYLKNDNNTGLSGSIDVEGGKLKVKKEETLGSTKTLLKDSSVLEVEENDKLETLLDKLDKTSTGVLSLGKSITNIDAKYKEYSNLYLGSSQNITIGEENSPIDSSISTLNLGGDNGTVTLKGLDKSKNISKINAGDGENRGTVVIDKIGKENNNLEIDAKKGINLKINNNENNNSKIINLGYGASIDSKHKSLLKDNSEGVLYLENDLEETISNDKLAIGVAKSKEVTLNEDKSGNNKYYFSGEGKLGINHKLNNKELVVDGQHFSGGVVELKQNSENYKGDVTVMGNKEGKNDGNITLKLGSDNALGKNNKVLLKDGGILDLNGKNLEAKIDENNNKHGSIINKNEKYSTLKVSVEDKDLKFNNKISGNVNIVKKGNSAIEFTNEDNKFNEDKKANIYIKEGQLNYYNSKSLKNANVHIEDNTVLNTKTEQISSEITANGGTIKVNSPTDKEKDSKATNFSKLTLKKDLVVEGTKSDDKSKVTYSEINLGGKKLTLKNQIVENADIYENGNNSGEVILENSTYYEEGARNEALYEKNVNEILYSKSVSKITLNNSDLVLKNYRSIGSYANTGQAVDIEVNGKSKITNLRQNDIVGTTNLKNTIDIKENASLTLGLNDKNDNSSFVVNSKIKGKGKLILEQTNKGSITIKNNFKDFTGSIEANENSKDKEFKFDIDSANEEDRILGYKFISGKYSNITNKSIGFKNIKEFTGEISSKGDVLLIGKDALTTKGKISLQDNKNVIFKADEDSVMDKMNIEATGSSKIVKQGSKNLTINDITTKNIKEVDIEAGTLTIKKDIFNNSDDSKYNLNNKSKLVAEFTETGEIKSSITGAGDFVQKGSKVTINSKNLNNTGNLELNSELDLKLDNDTTLKQELIGNESGKLNISSSDANKTNELEINKEISKFKGTINLSSGNLALNLQNGVVNNKITGDKVLYNKNESQLTLNNVEEFKGTVESQKGDVLFYLINKTSISKYVIGSGGDIKINNTKDIDLSDKSFENKGNKSLIKSGDSKLTLGANSLKDIKNISVDKGTLFLNNMNTNNYTEKIEASITVKKDASLEVSDKIYIKSITNSGNIAVGDKSLKIADYTSNGGEFNIKLNEDNKNLLEIEKSNKDVNAKVEISKETLDKIIKDDKKLNVAKIADHNLNITNLSKYESVYELDVKKDTDDIFKIYSMIKTNVLNKLYMFNELDLINDMSNELKYRNVIEANYVSYNKIDKDYLKLNNTDYKNKLHSNGVEINFEKANDMSEFKLSGGFNFKVLGSSLTTDVKGKDPFTKTLVNIGAVPKLGIKYKVIDVNLGLGLNTVIVNNRNSKDSLVYLNNSLNVGINPSFKINDDFNIRYLNRFGYKINALIGKSENLIENYNISHKKPISIYYETGVKLEHKYVDFFSKANLEYNWSRYEISNNGQSVNNSFKDDWRINIKTGFEFKPTDRIYMNLDFDANLYQKSYGKYIFRLGTGYNW
- the argF gene encoding ornithine carbamoyltransferase; translated protein: MPKNLQGKHFLKLLDFSTEEVRYLIDLSKKFKELKLTRTPHRYLEGKNIVLLFEKTSTRTRCAFEVAGMDLGMGVTYLDPGSSQMGKKESIADTARVLGRMYDGIEYRGFSQQIVEDLAHYAGVPVWNGLTDMFHPTQMLADMLTIEEHFGHLKGLNFTFMGDARNNVANSLMVACAMLGLNFTACGPKELKPEAELIAKCEAIAKENGAKVRFTESVEEGCTDADVIYTDIWVSMGEPDSVWEERIKLLSPYQVNKKAMGYAKEEAIFLHCLPSFHDLKTTIGKEIHAKFGLPEIEVTDEVFESRQSKVFDEAENRMHTIKAVMFATLK